A stretch of Pelecanus crispus isolate bPelCri1 chromosome 3, bPelCri1.pri, whole genome shotgun sequence DNA encodes these proteins:
- the PDIA6 gene encoding protein disulfide-isomerase A6 — MGARATGRLWWGTVSCTLFLAVNGLYSASDDVIELTPSNFNKEVIQSESLWLVEFYAPWCGHCQRLTPEWKKAATALKGVVKVGAVDADKHQSLGGQYGVRGFPTIKIFGANKNKAEDYQGGRTSDAIVDAALSALRSLVKDRLSGRSGGYSSGKQSRESGGGDKKDVIELTDDSFDKNVINSDDVWMVEFYAPWCGHCKNLEPEWAAAATEVKEQTKGKVKLAAVDATVNQMLAGRYGIRGFPTIKIFQKGEDPVDYDGGRTRSDIVARALDLFSDNAPPPELLEIISEDVLKSTCDAHQLCIISVLPHILDTGASGRNSYLDVMLKMAEKYKKKMWGWLWTEAGAQSDLESSLGIGGFGYPAMAAINARKMKFALLKGSFSEQGINEFLRELSVGRGSTAPVGGGAFPKIHSVEPWDGKDGELPVEDDIDLSDVDLDDWDKDEL, encoded by the exons ATGGGGGCGCGCGCCACGGGCCGTCTCTGGTGGG GCACAGTGAGCTGCACGTTATTCCTGGCAGTTAATGGTTTATATTCGGCCAGTGATGATGTGATAGAGCTAACACCAAGTAACTTCAACAAGGAGGTCATTCAGAGTGAGAGCCTGTGGCTTGTGGAGTTCTATGCCCCATG gtGTGGCCATTGCCAAAGACTAACCCCTGAGtggaagaaagcagcaacagCATTAAAA gGTGTAGTGAAAGTAGGTGCAGTAGATGCAGATAAGCATCAATCCTTGGGTGGACAGTATGGAGTCAGAGGGTTTCCAACTATCAAGATATTTGGagccaacaaaaacaaagcagaggatTATCAAG GTGGCAGAACAAGTGATGCCATTGTCGATGCTGCTCTAAGTGCTCTTCGGTCCCTGGTGAAAGACCGTCTTAGTGGCAGAAGTGGAGGATATAGTTCTGGGAAACAG AGCCGAGAGAGCGGAGGTGGAGATAAGAAGGATGTGATTGAGCTGACTGATGACAGCTTTGATAAGAACGTCATAAATAGTGACGATGTGTGGATGGTGGAGTTTTATGCCCCATGGTGTGGGCACTGCAAAAA CCTGGAGCCAGAATGGGCGGCTGCTGCCACTGAGGTGAAGGAGCAAACAAAGGGAAAAGTAAAGTTGGCTGCAGTAGATGCAACAGTCAATCAGATGCTGGCAGGCCGATACGGG ATTCGTGGATTTCCCACAATTAAAATCTTCCAGAAAGGAGAAGACCCGGTTGATTATGATGGTGGCAGAACTAGATCTGATATTGTTGCTCGTGCTCTGGATCTGTTTTCTGATAATGCCCCACCACCTGAGCTCCTGGAG aTAATTAGTGAAGATGTTCTGAAGAGTACCTGTGATGCTCATCAGCTCTGCATCATTTCTGTCCTGCCTCATATTCTTGACACAG GAGCTTCAGGGAGGAATTCTTACCTGGATGTCATGTTAAAAATggctgaaaaatacaaaaagaaaatgtgggg gTGGCTGTGGACAGAGGCAGGTGCTCAGTCAGATCTCGAGAGCTCTTTGGGGATTGGAGGCTTTGGGTATCCAGCAATGGCAGCTATTAATGCTCGGAAGATGAAATTTGCCCTTTTGAAAGGATCATTCAGTGAGCAAGGGATTAATGAGTTTCTCAg ggaaCTGTCGGTTGGTCGTGGCTCTACAGCACCAGTGGGTGGTGGGGCTTTCCCTAAAATTCATTCAGTTGAACCTTGGGATGGCAAAGATGGTGAG CTTCCAGTTGAAGATGACATTGATCTCAGTGATGTGGATCTGGATGACTGGGATAAAGATGAGCTGTGA